One genomic window of Tenacibaculum tangerinum includes the following:
- a CDS encoding YceI family protein: MKKFIIALICTTWIPTTANAQEKLYIDVTESTIKWIGELTFHFGGHDGFVNFKEGYFIKTDDVITGGEFIIDMNSITNTDIKQQEGKDNLVNHLKDPDFFDTKKFPFAKLVITEVNYSDKTHARMKADFTLKGITKTINFRVEFNYKERLMKTRFKIDRKLWNVNYQSKLKNGFISDAIGFEVSVKL, translated from the coding sequence ATGAAAAAATTTATTATCGCACTTATTTGTACTACATGGATACCTACCACTGCTAATGCACAAGAAAAACTATACATTGATGTTACTGAGAGTACTATTAAATGGATTGGAGAACTTACTTTCCATTTTGGTGGACATGATGGATTTGTCAATTTTAAAGAAGGGTATTTTATAAAAACCGATGATGTAATTACAGGCGGTGAATTTATTATAGATATGAATTCTATTACCAATACCGATATAAAACAACAAGAAGGAAAAGACAATCTTGTAAACCATTTGAAAGACCCTGATTTTTTTGACACCAAAAAATTTCCGTTCGCCAAATTAGTGATTACAGAAGTAAATTATTCAGATAAAACCCATGCAAGAATGAAAGCTGACTTTACTTTAAAAGGAATTACGAAAACCATTAATTTTAGAGTAGAGTTTAATTATAAAGAACGACTAATGAAAACTCGTTTTAAAATAGATAGAAAGCTTTGGAATGTTAATTATCAAAGTAAACTTAAAAATGGTTTTATTTCTGATGCTATTGGGTTTGAAGTATCTGTAAAATTGTAA
- the lysS gene encoding lysine--tRNA ligase: MQLSEQEVVRREKLSKLRELGINPYPADLFPLDSNSKQIKQEFKEGKKVVIAGRLMSRRIQGKASFAELQDSAGRIQVYFNRDEICTGEDKTLYNEVYKKLLDIGDFVGIEGELFKTQVGEITVMVKDFKLLSKSLKPLPLPKVDSEGNTFDGFTDPEMRYRQRYADLAVNPQVKEVFVKRTKLFNAMRQFFNDAGYFEVETPILQPIPGGAAARPFVTHHNALDIPLYMRIANELYLKRLIVGGFDGVYEFSKNFRNEGMDRTHNPEFTAMEIYVAYKDYNWMMEFTEKLLEHCALAVNGTTKATFGEHEVDFKAPYARVTMADAIKHFTGFDINGKSEDEIRKAAQDMGIEVDDTMGKGKLIDEIFGEKCEGNYIQPTFITDYPKEMSPLCKEHRDNPELTERFELMVCGKEIANAYSELNDPIDQRERFEAQLKLADRGDDEAMFIDQDFLRALEYGMPPTSGLGIGMDRLVMFLTNNQSIQEVLFFPQMKPERKAPTVELNDDEKALLTLLEKAEKIELNELKSQSGLSNKKWDKTIKGLTKNNLAKVEKTEEGLFVEII, encoded by the coding sequence ATGCAATTATCAGAACAAGAAGTTGTACGTAGAGAAAAACTATCGAAATTACGTGAATTGGGTATCAATCCGTACCCTGCAGATTTATTTCCATTAGATTCAAATTCCAAACAGATTAAACAGGAGTTTAAAGAAGGAAAGAAGGTAGTAATTGCGGGTAGATTAATGTCTCGTCGTATTCAAGGAAAAGCTTCTTTTGCTGAATTGCAAGATAGTGCAGGACGTATTCAAGTATATTTTAACCGAGATGAAATTTGTACTGGTGAAGACAAAACCTTGTACAATGAAGTATACAAAAAGTTATTAGATATTGGTGACTTTGTAGGTATTGAAGGAGAGTTGTTTAAAACACAAGTTGGTGAAATTACGGTAATGGTCAAAGATTTTAAACTATTAAGCAAATCGCTAAAGCCATTACCCTTACCTAAAGTAGATTCTGAAGGAAACACTTTTGACGGTTTTACAGACCCTGAAATGCGTTACCGCCAGCGTTATGCCGATTTGGCTGTGAATCCGCAAGTAAAAGAAGTATTTGTAAAGCGTACCAAATTATTCAATGCCATGCGTCAGTTTTTTAACGACGCTGGATATTTTGAAGTAGAAACGCCTATTTTACAACCTATTCCAGGAGGTGCTGCGGCCAGACCTTTCGTTACCCATCACAACGCCTTAGACATTCCGTTGTACATGCGTATTGCGAATGAATTGTACTTAAAGCGTTTGATTGTGGGTGGTTTTGACGGTGTGTATGAGTTTTCTAAAAACTTCCGTAACGAAGGGATGGACAGAACACACAATCCTGAATTTACCGCCATGGAAATTTATGTAGCTTACAAAGACTACAACTGGATGATGGAGTTTACCGAAAAATTATTAGAACACTGTGCGTTGGCAGTTAACGGAACTACCAAAGCTACCTTTGGAGAGCATGAGGTAGATTTTAAAGCACCTTATGCACGTGTTACCATGGCAGATGCCATCAAACACTTTACTGGTTTTGATATCAATGGAAAATCGGAAGATGAAATCCGAAAAGCGGCTCAAGACATGGGTATCGAGGTAGATGACACCATGGGGAAAGGAAAATTAATCGATGAGATTTTTGGGGAAAAGTGTGAAGGCAACTACATTCAGCCTACCTTTATTACCGATTATCCGAAAGAAATGTCTCCGTTGTGTAAAGAACATCGTGACAATCCTGAATTAACAGAGCGTTTTGAACTCATGGTCTGCGGAAAAGAAATTGCCAATGCGTATTCTGAATTGAACGACCCCATCGACCAACGCGAGCGTTTTGAAGCACAATTGAAATTGGCTGACAGAGGGGACGATGAAGCGATGTTTATCGATCAAGACTTTTTACGTGCTCTGGAATACGGAATGCCTCCTACCTCTGGATTGGGAATTGGAATGGATCGTTTGGTTATGTTTTTAACGAATAATCAATCTATTCAAGAAGTATTGTTCTTCCCGCAAATGAAGCCCGAGAGAAAAGCGCCAACGGTTGAGTTAAACGACGATGAAAAAGCATTGTTAACTTTACTTGAAAAAGCTGAAAAAATAGAATTAAACGAATTAAAATCTCAATCTGGTTTATCGAACAAGAAATGGGACAAAACCATCAAAGGCTTAACCAAAAATAACCTTGCCAAAGTTGAAAAAACTGAAGAAGGCTTGTTTGTGGAAATTATATAA